In Polyangium spumosum, a genomic segment contains:
- a CDS encoding serine/threonine-protein kinase, which yields MQRESSATADALLGAVIDKRFRVIQYLGSGGVGHVYVAEGLRGGRSGPRLTVKVLRPEHQHNEKLRARFHREVAAATRIADPRVLQIHDFGAMPDGLPYFVAELLVGLDLADTLAYARSLAPVRATRIAADTALALAAAHAAGVVHRDVKPENIFLVHAPDGRELVKLLDFGFAWIDGDPGGKGSFRLTTKRSAVGTPEYMPAEQAAGEVARPTNDIYALGVVLFEMLAGAPPFVGAPVWVAEKHAVERPPPLRTVNPTVEASVALEAVIARALEKDPARRFPTASAMADALHDTPEGRSLR from the coding sequence ATGCAGCGCGAGAGCTCCGCCACCGCCGATGCGCTCCTCGGAGCCGTCATCGACAAGCGCTTCCGGGTCATCCAGTACCTCGGCAGCGGAGGCGTGGGGCACGTCTACGTGGCCGAAGGGCTACGCGGCGGGCGGAGCGGCCCCCGCCTCACCGTCAAGGTGCTCAGGCCCGAGCACCAGCACAACGAGAAGTTACGCGCGCGCTTCCATCGCGAGGTCGCCGCCGCCACCCGCATCGCCGATCCTCGCGTGCTGCAGATCCACGACTTCGGCGCCATGCCCGACGGCCTGCCGTACTTCGTCGCCGAGCTGCTCGTGGGCCTCGACCTCGCCGACACGCTCGCCTACGCGCGCTCGCTCGCGCCCGTCCGCGCCACGCGGATCGCCGCCGATACCGCCCTCGCCCTCGCCGCCGCGCACGCCGCCGGCGTCGTGCACCGCGACGTCAAACCCGAGAACATCTTCCTCGTGCACGCCCCCGACGGCCGCGAGCTCGTCAAGCTGCTCGACTTCGGCTTCGCCTGGATCGACGGCGATCCCGGCGGCAAGGGATCCTTTCGGCTCACCACGAAGCGCTCGGCCGTCGGCACGCCCGAGTACATGCCGGCCGAGCAAGCCGCGGGGGAGGTCGCGCGGCCGACGAACGACATCTACGCGCTCGGCGTCGTGCTCTTCGAGATGCTCGCAGGCGCGCCGCCCTTCGTCGGGGCGCCCGTGTGGGTCGCCGAGAAACACGCCGTGGAGCGCCCGCCCCCGCTCCGGACGGTGAACCCCACCGTCGAGGCCTCGGTCGCGCTCGAAGCCGTGATCGCACGCGCGCTCGAGAAGGACCCGGCCCGCCGCTTCCCCACCGCCTCCGCCATGGCCGACGCCCTGCACGACACCCCCGAAGGGCGCTCGTTGCGGTAG
- the gluQRS gene encoding tRNA glutamyl-Q(34) synthetase GluQRS, translated as MTAYRGRFAPSPTGALHLGSAAAALFCAAAAMQARGALVLRMEDIDRPRVVPGAAEAILDDLAWLGLRFHESPQLGGPYAPYVQSERLALYEAAIDALAEQGHVYFCDCSRAEITRAASAPHAGEEGPRYPGTCRPFGMRKRDFRRPPAIRLAVPDDDRALVTVHDRVLGSYAEHVGHATGDFVLRRGDGVFAYQLACVVDDLAMHITDVVRGGDLASSSARQLLLANLLRPRDTPAFTFAHVPLLVADDGSRLAKRDKGVPLRDHRAQGHDPRALVRAITRAYGHDLGDTPAPLDELAATLDWSRLPRESVRVPAIVTR; from the coding sequence ATGACCGCCTACCGCGGCCGCTTCGCCCCCTCGCCCACCGGCGCCCTCCACCTCGGCAGCGCCGCCGCCGCCCTCTTCTGCGCCGCCGCCGCCATGCAAGCTCGCGGCGCCCTCGTCCTCCGCATGGAAGACATCGACCGCCCCCGGGTCGTCCCAGGCGCCGCCGAGGCCATCCTCGACGACCTCGCCTGGCTCGGCCTGCGCTTCCACGAAAGCCCCCAGCTCGGCGGCCCCTACGCGCCCTACGTCCAGTCCGAGCGCCTCGCCCTCTACGAAGCCGCCATCGACGCCCTCGCCGAGCAGGGCCACGTCTACTTTTGCGACTGCTCCCGCGCCGAGATCACACGCGCCGCCAGCGCGCCCCACGCCGGCGAGGAGGGCCCGCGGTATCCAGGCACCTGCAGGCCCTTCGGCATGCGGAAACGCGACTTCCGACGACCCCCCGCCATCCGGCTCGCCGTCCCCGACGACGACCGCGCCCTCGTCACCGTGCACGACCGCGTCCTCGGCTCGTACGCCGAGCACGTCGGTCACGCGACCGGCGACTTCGTCCTCCGACGCGGCGACGGCGTGTTCGCCTATCAGCTCGCCTGCGTCGTCGACGACCTCGCCATGCACATCACCGACGTCGTGCGCGGCGGCGACCTCGCCAGCTCCTCCGCGAGGCAGCTCCTGCTCGCCAACCTCCTCCGGCCTCGCGACACGCCCGCCTTCACCTTCGCCCACGTCCCCTTGCTCGTCGCCGACGACGGCAGCCGCCTCGCCAAACGCGACAAGGGCGTCCCCTTGCGCGACCACCGCGCACAGGGACACGATCCACGCGCGCTCGTCCGCGCCATCACGCGCGCCTACGGCCACGACCTCGGCGACACGCCCGCGCCCCTCGACGAGCTCGCCGCCACGCTCGACTGGTCGAGGTTGCCCCGTGAATCCGTCCGTGTGCCCGCGATCGTCACGCGGTAA